In the Centroberyx gerrardi isolate f3 chromosome 9, fCenGer3.hap1.cur.20231027, whole genome shotgun sequence genome, one interval contains:
- the srd5a3 gene encoding polyprenal reductase translates to MIWSSMGWSAVDVLWSFLSLCFLSAFCVHKISLRLPTRFEKSHVHLLFQDLIRYGKTKQNLQRDNRLRVFDVPKRWFWHFYAVSVGWNGLLLLLSLNFTLQNQPYPSWLTGILGFLTGVPRSDSQAPQVSVLLVQLLLWVHSLRRLLECLLVSVFSDGAMHMVQYVFGLGYYVVLGLTVLCSDHLGVGKETGTLLSQLDWLHVAGSALFIWASLLQHRSIVLLARLRTGDSGAVETLAHRVPQGGWFQLVSCPHYFAELLIYVSLSLVFGGLSLSWWLVVLYVLFNQALAAQLCHEFYISKYESYPRHRNAFIPFLL, encoded by the exons ATGATCTGGAGCTCAATGGGATGGAGTGCAGTTGATGTTCTGTGGTCATTTCTGTCTTTATGTTTTCTTTCGGCTTTTTGTGTTCACAAAATCTCACTTCGCTTGCCGACAAGATTTGAAAAGTCTCACGTTCATCTGTTGTTCCAGGATCTTATTCGATACGGAAAAACTAAGCAAAACTTACAACGAGACAACCGGCTGCGTGTCTTTGATGTCCCAAAAAG ATGGTTCTGGCACTTCTATGCAGTCTCTGTAGGCTGGAATGGTCTTCTACTGCTCCTGTCCCTTAACTTTACATTACAGAATCAGCCGTACCCATCATGGTTGACTGGCATATTGGGATTTTTGACAGGAGTGCCAAGGTCTGACAGTCAAG CTCCACAGGTGTCTGTGCTGCTggtgcagctgctgctctgggTCCACTCCCTCAGGAGGCTGTTGGAGTGTCTGCTCGTCAGTGTTTTCTCTGATGGAGCCATGCATATGGTCCAGTATGTATTCGGCTTGGGGTATTATGTCGTACTGGGGTTGACTGTCCTCTGCTCGGATCATCTAGGTGTTGGAAAAG AGACTGGCACGCTCCTCTCCCAGCTGGACTGGTTGCATGTGGCCGGCAGTGCGCTTTTCATCTgggcctctctgctgcagcaccgcTCCATCGTCCTGCTGGCCAGGCTGCGCACCGGAGATTCAG GAGCAGTGGAGACGCTGGCTCACAGAGTGCCACAGGGAGGCTGGTTCCAGCTGGTGTCATGCCCCCATTACTTTGCTGAGCTGCTCATCTACGTCTCTCTGAGCTTGGTATTTGgaggcctttctctctcctggtggCTTGTGGTCCTTTATGTGCTCTTCAACCAGGCGCTGGCCGCTCAGCTCTGCCATGAGTTTTACATCAGCAAATACGAATCATACCCAAGGCATCGCAATGCATTTATACCTTTTCTACTGTGA
- the tmem165 gene encoding putative divalent cation/proton antiporter TMEM165 isoform X1: MPLMVGGGDGRADRKVMCVLLPLAAVLCLSVGVAGIPEEHKPVQEQPPQEVQAKVPSPHPIGPVVSEDDSSKGNLGFIHAFVAAISVIIVSELGDKTFFIAAIMAMRYNRLTVLAGAMLALGLMTCLSVLFGYATTIIPRIYTYYVSTALFAIFGVRMLREGLRMSPDEGQEELEEVQAEIKKKDEELQRSKLANGTPDVEAGSGTTLPQGKWHSFISPIFLQALTLTFVAEWGDRSQLTTIILAAREDPFGVAVGGTLGHCLCTGLAVVGGRMIAQKISVRTVTIIGGIVFLAFAFSALFIKPEAGF, encoded by the exons ATGCCTCTCATGGTCGGCGGAGGAGATGGACGGGCTGATAGAAAAGTGATGTGTGTCCTGTTACCCCTCGCTGCCGTTTTGTGTTTGTCGGTCGGAGTTGCGGGCATCCCAGAGGAACACAAACCAGTCCAGGAGCAGCCCCCACAAGAGGTACAGGCT AAAGTCCCAAGTCCCCATCCCATTGGCCCAGTAGTTAGTGAAGATGACTCCAGCAAAGGAAACCTGGGCTTCATCCATGCCTTTGTGGCTGCTATCTCTGTCATCATTGTCTCCGAGTTGGGAGACAAGACGTTCTTCATTGCAGCCATCATGGCCATGCGTTACAACCGTCTCACCGTGCTGGCAGGAGCTATGCTGGCACTGGGCCTCATGACCTGCCTCTCTG TGCTGTTTGGCTATGCCACCACCATCATACCCAGAATCTACACGTACTACGTGTCCACGGCTCTGTTTGCCATCTTTGGTGTGCGCATGCTGAGAGAGGGACTGCGGATGAGTCCAGATGAGggccaggaggagctggaagaGGTGCAGGCGGAGATCAAGAAGAAGGACGAGGAG CTCCAGCGATCTAAGCTGGCTAACGGGACTCCGGATGTGGAGGCTGGATCGGGGACGACCTTGCCTCAGGGAAAGTGGCACAGCTTCATCTCACCCATCTTCCTCCAAGCCCTCACCCTCACCTTCGTCGCAGAGTGGGGGGACCGGTCCCAGCTGACCACCATTATTCTGGCCGCCCGGGAG GATCCATTTGGAGTTGCAGTGGGTGGTACACTTGGACACTGTCTGTGTACAGGACTGGCTGTGGTTGGAGGAAGAATGATTGCCCAGAAAATTTCTGTCAGAACTG TTACAATCATCGGAGGGATTGTTTTCCTGGCGTTTGCCTTCTCCGCCCTTTTCATCAAGCCAGAAGCTGGATTTTAA
- the tmem165 gene encoding putative divalent cation/proton antiporter TMEM165 isoform X2, which produces MPLMVGGGDGRADRKVMCVLLPLAAVLCLSVGVAGIPEEHKPVQEQPPQEKVPSPHPIGPVVSEDDSSKGNLGFIHAFVAAISVIIVSELGDKTFFIAAIMAMRYNRLTVLAGAMLALGLMTCLSVLFGYATTIIPRIYTYYVSTALFAIFGVRMLREGLRMSPDEGQEELEEVQAEIKKKDEELQRSKLANGTPDVEAGSGTTLPQGKWHSFISPIFLQALTLTFVAEWGDRSQLTTIILAAREDPFGVAVGGTLGHCLCTGLAVVGGRMIAQKISVRTVTIIGGIVFLAFAFSALFIKPEAGF; this is translated from the exons ATGCCTCTCATGGTCGGCGGAGGAGATGGACGGGCTGATAGAAAAGTGATGTGTGTCCTGTTACCCCTCGCTGCCGTTTTGTGTTTGTCGGTCGGAGTTGCGGGCATCCCAGAGGAACACAAACCAGTCCAGGAGCAGCCCCCACAAGAG AAAGTCCCAAGTCCCCATCCCATTGGCCCAGTAGTTAGTGAAGATGACTCCAGCAAAGGAAACCTGGGCTTCATCCATGCCTTTGTGGCTGCTATCTCTGTCATCATTGTCTCCGAGTTGGGAGACAAGACGTTCTTCATTGCAGCCATCATGGCCATGCGTTACAACCGTCTCACCGTGCTGGCAGGAGCTATGCTGGCACTGGGCCTCATGACCTGCCTCTCTG TGCTGTTTGGCTATGCCACCACCATCATACCCAGAATCTACACGTACTACGTGTCCACGGCTCTGTTTGCCATCTTTGGTGTGCGCATGCTGAGAGAGGGACTGCGGATGAGTCCAGATGAGggccaggaggagctggaagaGGTGCAGGCGGAGATCAAGAAGAAGGACGAGGAG CTCCAGCGATCTAAGCTGGCTAACGGGACTCCGGATGTGGAGGCTGGATCGGGGACGACCTTGCCTCAGGGAAAGTGGCACAGCTTCATCTCACCCATCTTCCTCCAAGCCCTCACCCTCACCTTCGTCGCAGAGTGGGGGGACCGGTCCCAGCTGACCACCATTATTCTGGCCGCCCGGGAG GATCCATTTGGAGTTGCAGTGGGTGGTACACTTGGACACTGTCTGTGTACAGGACTGGCTGTGGTTGGAGGAAGAATGATTGCCCAGAAAATTTCTGTCAGAACTG TTACAATCATCGGAGGGATTGTTTTCCTGGCGTTTGCCTTCTCCGCCCTTTTCATCAAGCCAGAAGCTGGATTTTAA
- the clocka gene encoding circadian locomoter output cycles protein kaput, which yields MTSSIDRDDSSIFDGLMEEDEKDKAKRVSRNKSEKKRRDQFNVLIKELGTMLPGNTRKMDKSTILQKSIDFLRKHKEIAAQSESTEIRQDWKPPFLSNEEFTQLMLEALDGFFLAIMTDGNIIYVSESVTSLLEHLPSDLVDQNLLNFLPMGEHSDVYKALSSHILEGETLTPEFLKTKNQLEFCCHMLRGTIDPKEPPVYEYVKFIGNFKSLNNVPNCTRNGFEGVIQRSLHSAFEDRVCFIATVRLAKPQFIKEMCTVEEPNEEFTSRHSLEWKFLFLDHRAPPIIGYLPFEVLGTSGYDYYHVDDLETLAKCHEHLMQYGKGKSCYYRFLTKGQQWIWLQTHYYITYHQWNSRPEFIVCTHTVVSYAEVRAEQRRELGIEESPPEITADKQSQDSGSESQLNTSSLKEALERFDRSRTPSASSRSSRKSSHTAVSDPASTQTKLQGDRSTPGRQSVSAVEMTSQRRSSISSQQSMSSQNTAPSMVSQQQQQQQQQQQQQQQQQQQQQQQQQQQQQQQQQQQQQQQQQQQQQQQQQQQPQIQPSGQPMVQFSSQLEAMQHLKEQLEQRTRMIEANIQRQQDELRQIQDELQRVQGQSLQMFLQQGAGGLNLSSVQMAQGNAVQQGGTLSMQGQVVSAGTLQNSIQQQHTVQPQPQQQTTLLREQSTALSQSQRSSLTLQPQQNPLPASLYNTMMISQQSPANVVQIATSLAQNSGPNTPAVATFAQDRGTQIRFPAGPQLLTKLVTGPMACGAVMVPTTMFMGQVVTAFAPQQGQTQTISISQQPPQQQQQQQQEQQGQQQSQAAAMQPGQAQLTQQQTQFLPAPRLLHGNQSTQLILQAAFPLQQQGTFTATTQQQQLQQQHQQQQQKQLQQQQQQLQQQQQQQLASHRADSLSDRSSTQPQ from the exons ATGACCTCTAGCATTGACCG GGATGACAGCAGTATCTTTGATGGGTTAATGGAAGAAGATGAGAAGGACAAAGCAAAACG TGTGTCCCGTAACAAGTCTGAAAAGAAACGCAGAGACCAGTTCAATGTCCTTATCAAGGAGCTGGGTACCATGTTGCCGGGCAACACCCGGAAGATGGACAAGTCCACTATCTTGCAGAAGAGCATTGACTTCCTGCGCAAACACAAGG AAATCGCTGCTCAGTCAGAGTCAACCGAGATCAGACAAGACTGGAAACCTCCTTTTCTTAGTAATGAAGAGTTCACTCAGTTGATGTTGGAG GCATTAGATGGATTCTTCCTCGCAATTATGACCGATGGGAATATAATCTACGTCTCTGAGAGTGTGACGTCCCTACTAGAACACTTACCT TCTGATCTTGTGGATCAGAATCTGTTGAACTTTCTGCCCATGGGAGAGCATTCAGATGTGTACAAGGCTCTGTCCTCTCATAtactggagggagagacactAACGCCTGAATTTCTGAAAA CAAAAAATCAGCTAGAATTTTGTTGCCACATGCTCCGAGGGACGATCGACCCAAAAGAGCCCCCTGTGTATGAATATGTTAAGTTCATTGGAAACTTCAAGTCCCTGAATAATG TGCCTAATTGTACCCGAAATGGTTTTGAAGGAGTGATCCAGCGATCACTTCACTCTGCCTTTGAAGACAGAGTCTGTTTCATAGCAACTGTGAGGCTAGCTAAACCACAGTTTATCAAG GAGATGTGCACTGTAGAAGAGCCTAATGAGGAGTTCACCTCCAGACATAGTTTAGAATGgaagtttctcttcttggaCCACAG AGCTCCACCCATCATAGGTTACCTGCCGTTTGAGGTACTGGGAACGTCAGGATATGACTACTACCATGTAGATGACCTGGAGACACTGGCCAAATGCCATGAACACT taATGCAGTATGGCAAGGGAAAGTCATGCTACTACAGATTCCTCACCAAAGGGCAGCAGTGGATTTGGCTTCAGACCCACTACTACATCACCTACCACCAGTGGAACTCCAGACCAGAGTTCATTGTCTGCACGCACACTGTTGTAAG TTACGCTGAGGTAAGAGCAGAGCAGCGCAGAGAGCTTGGGATTGAAGAGTCACCACCTGAAATCACAGCAGATAAG CAGTCCCAGGATTCTGGGTCAGAGTCACAACTCAACACCTCCAGCCTGAAGGAGGCTCTAGAGCGCTTCGACCGGAGCCGTACGCCCTCCGCCTCCTCTCGCAGCTCACGCAAGTCCTCACACACCGCTGTGTCTGATCCAGCCT CAACACAGACTAAGCTTCAAGGAGACAGGAGTACGCCAGGACGACAATCTGTCTCTGCCGTTGAGATGACATCACAACGAAGGTCATCAATCAGTAGTCAG caATCTATGAGCTCCCAGAATACAGCACCATCCATGGtttcacaacagcaacaacaacaacaacaacaacaacaacagcagcagcaacaacagcagcagcaacaacaacagcagcaacaacagcagcagcagcaacagcagcagcagcagcagcagcagcaacaacaacagcagcagcagcagcagcagcagcaaccacAGATTCAGCCCAGTGGCCAA CCAATGGTGCAGTTCTCCAGCCAGTTGGAAGCCATGCAACACCTGAAAGAGCAGCTAGAGCAGAGGACAAGGATGATTGAGGCCAACATCCAGCGGCAGCAGGATGAGCTCCGGCAGATCCAGGACGAGCTGCAGAGGGTGCAGGGACAGAGCCTACAG ATGTTCCTGCAGCAAGGAGCTGGAGGACTAAATCTCAGCTCTGTTCAAATGGCCCAGGGGAATGCTGTGCAGCAAGGGGGCACCCTCAGCATGCAGGGCCAGGTGGTCTCTGCGGGGACTCTACAGAACAGCATACAGCAACAACATACTGTCCAACCCCAACCCCAGCAACAAACAACTCTCCTACGCGAACAGAGCACAGCACTCTCACAG TCTCAGCGGTCGTCTCTCACACTGCAGCCTCAACAAAATCcgctgcctgcctctctctacaACACAATGATGATCTCTCAGCAAAGCCCAGCCAACGTGGTCCAGATTGCCACTAGCCTCGCCCAGAATAGTGGCCCCAACACTCCTGCTGTGGCAACATTTGCCCAGGACCGTGGCACACAGATTAG gtTTCCTGCTGGTCCTCAGCTGCTTACCAAGCTGGTGACAGGTCCAATGGCATGTGGAGCAGTCATGGTCCCCACAACCATGTTCATGGGCCAAGTGGTGACGGCCTTCGCTCCTCAGCAGGGCCAGACCCAGACCATCAGCATTTCCCAGCAGCcaccgcagcagcagcaacaacagcagcaggagcagcagggacAGCAACAGTCACAGGCTGCAGCCATGCAACCAGGGCAGGCTCAGCTGACCCAACAGCAAACACAGTTCCTACCG GCTCCTCGGCTACTTCATGGAAACCAGTCCACCCAGTTGATCCTGCAGGCAGCGTTCCCATTGCAGCAGCAGGGCACCTTCACTGCCACAACCCAACAGCAACAGTTACAACAgcagcatcaacaacaacagcagaagcagctacaacagcagcaacaacaacttcaacaacagcaacaacagcaactgGCCTCTCACAGGGCTGACAGCCTATCTGATCGCTCCTCTACACAGCCACAGTAG